A genomic stretch from Myripristis murdjan chromosome 12, fMyrMur1.1, whole genome shotgun sequence includes:
- the sptan1 gene encoding spectrin alpha chain, non-erythrocytic 1 isoform X6, with translation MDTTGVKVLETADDIQERRQQVLDRYRRFKELSMMRRQKLEDSYRFQFFRRDADELEKWIQEKLQIASDENYKDPSNLQGKLQKHQAFEAEVQANAGAIIKLDETGNLMISEGHFASETIRTRLEELHSLWDLLLRRTKEKGMRLLQAQKLVQYLRECEDALDWITDKEAMATSEELGQDLEHVELLQKKFEEFQTDLAAHEERVNEVNQLAAKLTQEAHPELELIVRKQDEVNTAWQRLKGLAQQRQGKLFGAAEVQRFNRDVDETISWIKEKEQLMASDDFGRDLASVQALLRKHEGLERDLVALEDKVNTLGGDAERLQQTHPQNASQIHLKKDELITNWEQIRTLAAERHARLNDSYRLQRFTADFRDLTSWVTEMKALINADELANDVAGAEALLDRHQEHKGEIDAHEDSFRATDEAGQALLNTSHYASEEVKEKLGILAEEKESLLELWEVRRQQYEQCMDLQLFYRDTEQVDNWMSKQEAFLLNEDLGDSLDSVEALLKKHEDFEKSLSAQEEKITALDEFATKLIQNNHYAKEDVATRRDALLSRRNALHERAQSRRAALEDSFHLQQFFRDSDELKSWINEKMKTATDEAYKDPSNLQGKVQKHQAFEAELSANQSRIDALQKSGQELLDGKHYASAEVAGRMEEVSSQWKKLLEATELKGIKLREANQQQQFNRNVEDIELWLYEVEGHLASDDFGKDLTSVQNLQKKHALLEADVAAHQDRIDGITIQARQFQEAGHFDADNIRKKQEALVVRYEALREPMAARKQKLSDSLRLQQLFRDVEDEETWIREKEPIAASTNRGKDLIGVQNLLKKHQALQAEISGHEPRIKAVTQKGEAMVDEGHFAGEEVKVKLGELNGRWDNLKAKASQRRQDLEDSLQAQQYFADANEAESWMREKEPIVGSTDYGKDEDSAEALLKKHEALMSDLIAYGSSIQGLKEQAQSCRQQVAPTDDETGKELVLALYDYQEKSPREVTMKKGDILTLLNSTNKDWWKVEVNDRQGFVPAAYVKKLDPTQSSSRENLLDEQGSIALRQDQIENQYGTLLELGEKRKDMLEKSCKKFMLFREANELQQWINEKESALTNEEVGSDLEQVEVLQKKFDDFQKDLKANESRLRDINKVASELESEGLMAEEAPMVQAQQQELLGAAPGKDEADSKNASPWKNIRLAVQTTANFNTIKELNNRWRSLQQLAEERSNMLGSAHEVQRFHRDADETKEWIEEKNQALNTDNYGHDLASVQALQRKHEGFERDLAALGDKVNSLGETAERLIQSHPEAVDDIQEKCTELNTAWSSLVGRADQRKDKLGNSHDLQRFLSDFRDLMSWINGIRGLVSSEELAKDVTGAEALLERHQEHRTEIDARAGTFQAFEQFGQQLLARGHYASPEIQQKLEALDRERADLEKAWVQRRMMLDQCLELQLFNRDCEQAENWMAAREAFLASDDKGDSLDSVEALIKKHEDFDKAINVQEEKIAALQSFADQLIGADHYAKPEIFNRRNEVLDRWRRLKAQMIEKRSKLGESQTLQQFSRDVDEIEAWISEKLQTATDESYKDPTNIQLSKLLSKHQKHQAFEAELHANADRIRGVIDTGNSLIQRGACAGSEDAVKARLNALDEQWQFLVNKSAEKSQKLKEANKQQNFNTGIKDFDFWLSEVEALLASEDYGKDLASVNNLLKKHQLLEADISAHEDRLKDLNGQADSLMASNAFDTSQVKDKRDAVNGRFTKIKSMAAGRRAKLNESHRLHQFFRDLDDEESWIKEKKLLVSSEDYGRDLTGVQNLRKKHKRLEAELGAHEPAIQSVLDTGKKLSDDNTIGQEEIQQRLAQFVDHWKELKDLSGARGQRLEESLEYQQFVANVEEEEAWINEKLNLVGSEDYGDTLAAVQGLLKKHEAFETDFTVHRDRVNDVCANGDELIKKNNHHVDNISAKMAALRGKVSELERAAAQRKAKLDENSAFLQFNWKADVVESWIGEKENSLKTDDYGRDLSSVQTLLTKQETFDAGLQAFQQEGITNITALKDQLLAAKHVQSKAIEARHAALMKRWNQLLSNSAARKKKLLEAQEHFRKVEDLFLTFAKKASAFNSWFENAEEDLTDPVRCNSLEEIRALREAHEAFRSSLSSAQADFNQLAELDRQIKSYQVVSNPYTWFTMEALEETWRNLQKIIKERELELQKEQRRQEENDKLRQEFAQHANAFHQWLQETRTYLLDGSCMVEESGTLESQLEATKRKHQEIRAMRSQLKKIEDLGAAMEEALILDNKYTEHSTVGLAQQWDQLDQLGMRMQHNLEQQIQARNTTGVTEEALKEFSMMFKHFDKEKSGRLNHQEFKSCLRSLGYDLPMVEEGEPDPEFESILDTVDPNRDGNVSLQEYMAFMISRETENVKSSEEIESAFRALSTENKPYVTKEELYQNLTKEQADYCLSHMKPYLDSKGRELPSAFDFVEFTRSLFVN, from the exons ATGGATACCACTGGGGTAAAAGTGCTGGAGACAGCCGATGACATCCAGGAGCGCCGCCAGCAGGTGCTGGACCGGTACCGGCGCTTCAAGGAGCTGTCTATGATGCGCCGGCAGAAACTGGAAGACTCATATCGATTTCAGTTCTTCCGCCGTGATGCTGATGAGCTTGAGAAGTGGATCCAGGAGAAGCTGCAGATCGCCTCTGATGAGAACTACAAGGACCCCTCCAACCTGCAG GGCAAGCTGCAGAAACATCAGGCCTTCGAAGCTGAAGTTCAGGCCAACGCAGGGGCCATCATCAAACTGGACGAGACTGGAAACCTCATGATCAGCGAGGGCCATTTTGCCTCCGAGACCATCCGA ACTCGTTTGGAGGAGCTGCATTCCCTGTGGGACCTCCTGCTGCGGAGAACCAAGGAGAAGGGCATGCGGCTCCTGCAGGCCCAGAAATTGGTGCAGTACCTGCGCGAGTGTGAAGATGCCCTCGACTGGATCACTGACAAG GAGGCCATGGCCACCTCAGAGGAGCTGGGCCAGGACCTGGAGCATGTGGAGCTCCTCCAGAAGAAGTTTGAGGAGTTCCAGACAGACCTGGCGGCCCACGAGGAGCGTGTCAATGAGGTCAATCAGCTGGCAGCCAAACTGACCCAGGAGGCCCACCCTGAGCTTGAGTTGATCGTCCGCAAGCAGGATGAAGTCAACACTGCCTGGCAGCGCCTCAAAGGTCTGGCCCAGCAAAGGCAGGGCAAGCTGTTTGGAGCTGCTGAGGTGCAGCGCTTCAACAG GGATGTGGATGAGACCATCAGCTGGATCAAGGAGAAGGAGCAGCTCATGGCTTCTGATGACTTTGGACGTGACCTGGCCAGCGTGCAGGCCCTGCTGCGCAAACACGAGGGTCTGGAGAGAGACCTGGTTGCTCTGGAAGACAAG GTGAACACACTTGGTGGTGATGCAGAGCGCCTGCAGCAGACACATCCCCAGAACGCCTCTCAGATCCACTTGAAGAAGGACGAGCTCATCACCAACTGGGAACAGATTCGCACTCTGGCTGCTGAACGTCACGCCCGCCTGAATGACTCCTATCG GCTGCAGCGTTTCACTGCTGACTTCAGAGACCTGACCAGCTGGGTGACAGAGATGAAGGCCTTGATCAATGCCGATGAATTGGCCAACGATGTGGCTGGAGCTGAAGCTCTGCTGGACCGCCACCAGGAACACAAG GGAGAGATTGATGCCCACGAGGACAGTTTCAGAGCCACTGATGAAGCTGGCCAGGCCTTGCTCAACACAAGCCACTATGCCTCTGAGGAGGTTAAGGAGAAG CTGGGCATACTCGCAGAGGAGAAGGAGTCTCTTCTGGAATTGTGGGAAGTTCGCCGGCAGCAGTATGAGCAGTGCATGGACTTGCAGCTCTTCTACAGGGACACCGAGCAAGTTGACAACTGGATGAGCAAACAAGAG GCTTTCCTCCTGAACGAGGACCTTGGTGACTCCCTGGACAGCGTTGAGGCCTTGCTGAAAAAACATGAAGACTTTGAGAAGTCACTCAGTGCCCAGGAAGAGAAGATCACT GCCCTTGATGAGTTCGCTACCAAACTAATCCAGAACAACCACTATGCCAAAGAGGATGTGGCCACCCGCAGAGATGCT CTGCTCAGCCGTCGTAATGCCCTGCATGAACGTGCCCAGTCTCGCCGCGCTGCCTTGGAGGACTCCTTCCACCTGCAGCAGTTCTTCAGGGACTCTGATGAGCTTAAGAGCTGGATTAACGAGAAGATGAAGACTGCCACCGATGAGGCTTACAAG GACCCCTCAAACCTGCAGGGCAAGGTGCAGAAACACCAAGCCTTTGAAGCTGAGCTGTCGGCTAACCAGAGCCGCATCGACGCTCTGCAGAAGTCTGGCCAGGAACTGCTCGATGGAAAACATTATGCCTCGGCTGAAGTGGCTGGCCGCATGGAGGAAGTCAGCTCGCAGTGGAAGAAACTGCTAGAAGCCACTGAGCTTAAGG GCATCAAGCTCCGTGAGgccaaccagcagcagcagttcaaCAGGAACGTAGAGGATATTGAGCTGTGGCTGTACGAGGTGGAGGGCCACTTGGCTTCAGACGACTTTGGAAAAGACCTGACCAGTGTCCAGAACCTGCAGAAGAAACATGCCCTGCTGGAGGCTGACGTAGCCGCTCACCAG GACCGAATTGACGGCATAACAATCCAGGCACGCCAGTTCCAAGAAGCTGGACATTTTGATGCTGACAACATTCGCAAGAAACAGGAGGCTTTGGTGGTTCGTTATGAGGCTCTACGTGAGCCCATGGCTGCCCGTAAGCAGAAACTGTCCGACTCGCTGCGGCTCCAGCAGCTCTTCAGAGAcgtggaggatgaggagaccTGGATCCGTGAGAAAGAGCCAATCGCCGCCTCTACTAACCGAG GCAAAGACTTGATTGGTGTTCAGAACCTCCTGAAGAAGCACCAGGCCCTGCAGGCTGAGATCTCTGGTCACGAGCCCCGCATTAAGGCTGTCACACAGAAAGGAGAGGCCATGGTGGATGAAG GGCACTTTGCCGGTGAGGAAGTGAAGGTGAAGCTGGGTGAGTTAAACGGCCGCTGGGACAACTTGAAGGCCAAGGCCTCCCAGAGGAGACAGGACCTGGAGGACTCTCTGCAGGCCCAGCAGTACTTTGCTGATGCCAATGAAGCTGAGTCATGGATGAGGGAGAAGGAGCCCATTGTGGGGAGCACAGACTATGGCAAAGATGAAGATTCTGCCGAG GCCCTGTTGAAGAAGCACGAGGCTCTTATGTCTGACCTGATTGCCTATGGCAGCAGCATCCAGGGCCTGAAGGAACAGGCCCAGTCCTGCAGG CAACAAGTGGCTCCCACTGATGATGAGACAGGGAAGGAGCTGGTCTTGGCCTTGTACGACTACCAGGAGAAGAGCCCCCGTGAAGTCACCATGAAGAAGGGCGACATCCTCACTCTGCTCAACAGCACCAACAAA GATTGGTGGAAAGTGGAGGTCAACGATCGCCAGGGCTTCGTTCCTGCTGCCTATGTGAAGAAGCTTGACCCCACCCAGTCTTCCTCCAGGGAAAACCTCCTGGATGAGCAAGGCAGCATTGCACTGCGCCAAGACCAGATCGAGAATCA GTATGGGACTCTTTTGGAGCTGGGTGAGAAACGCAAGGACATGCTAGAGAAGAGCTGCAAGAAGTTCATGTTGTTCCGCGAGGCCAACGAGCTCCAGCAGTGGATCAACGAGAAGGAGAGCGCTCTCACTAATGAGGAGGTGGGCTCTGACCTGGAGCAGGTCGAGGTCCTCCAGAAGAAGTTTGATGACTTCCAGAAG GACCTGAAGGCCAATGAATCTCGCCTGAGAGACATCAACAAGGTGGCGTCTGAGCTGGAGTCTGAAGGCCTCATGGCTGAGGAGGCCCCCATGGTCCAGGCCCAG CAACAGGAACTGCTTGGAGCTGCTCCTGGCAAG GATGAAGCTGATTCAAAGAATGCCTCCCCATGGAAG AATATACGCTTGGCTGTTCAAACAACGGCTAACTTTAATACTATCAAG GAGCTGAACAATCGCTGGCGGTCCCTGCAGCAGTTGGCTGAAGAGAGGAGCAACATGCTGGGCAGTGCTCATGAGGTGCAGCGATTCCACAG gGATGCTGATGAGACCAAAGAGTGGATCGAGGAGAAGAACCAGGCCCTCAACACTGACAACTACGGTCACGACTTGGCCAGCGTACAAGCTCTGCAGCGCAAACATGAAGGTTTTGAGAGAGACCTGGCAGCCTTGGGTGACAAG GTGAACTCCCTTGGGGAGACAGCAGAGCGTCTGATCCAGTCCCATCCAGAGGCAGTGGATGATATCCAGGAGAAATGCACTGAGCTGAACACTGCCTGGAGCAGCCTAGTGGGACGTGCTGACCAGCGCAAGGATAAACTTGGGAACTCCCACGACCTGCAGCGCTTCCTCTCGGATTTCAG AGATTTGATGTCCTGGATCAATGGCATCCGAGGACTGGTATCCTCAGAGGAGTTGGCCAAGGATGTAACTGGAGCTGAAGCCCTTCTGGAAAGACACCAG GAGCACCGAACAGAGATTGATGCCCGCGCTGGCACCTTCCAGGCTTTTGAGCAGTTCGGCCAGCAGCTGCTTGCACGAGGTCACTATGCTAGCCCAGAGATTCAGCAGAAGCTGGAGGCTCTAGACCGTGAGCGTGCCGACCTGGAGAAGGCCTGGGTGCAGCGCCGCATGATGCTTGACCAATGCCTTGAGCTCCAG CTCTTCAACAGGGACTGTGAGCAGGCTGAGAACTGGATGGCAGCTCGTGAAGCCTTCCTCGCCAGCGATGACAAGGGCGACTCCCTTGACAGTGTGGAGGCACTCATCAAGAAACATGAGGACTTTGATAAGGCTATCAACGTACAG GAGGAGAAGATCGCTGCTCTACAGTCCTTTGCTGACCAGCTGATCGGAGCTGACCACTATGCCAAACCTGAAATTTTCAACCGCCGCAATGAAGTCCTGGACAG GTGGCGCCGACTGAAGGCCCAGATGATTGAAAAGCGTTCGAAGTTGGGCGAGTCCCAGACGTTGCAGCAGTTCAGCCGGGACGTGGACGAGATTGAGGCTTGGATCAGCGAGAAGCTGCAGACCGCCACTGACGAATCCTACAAAGACCCCACCAACATCCAG CTGTCCAAGCTGCTG AGCAAGCATCAGAAACACCAGGCGTTCGAGGCAGAGCTGCACGCCAACGCAGACCGAATCCGTGGAGTCATCGATACCGGTAACAGCCTGATTCAGAGGGGCGCCTGTGCTGGCAGCGAGGATGCAGTCAAG GCACGTCTCAACGCTCTTGATGAACAGTGGCAGTTCTTAGTCAACAAGTCGGCAGAGAAGAGCCAGAAGCTGAAGGAGGCCAACAAGCAGCAAAACTTCAACACCGGCATCAAGGACTTTGACTTCTGGCTCTCTGAG GTGGAAGCCCTTCTTGCCTCTGAGGACTATGGCAAAGATCTGGCCTCAGTCAACAACCTGCTGAAGAAACACCAGCTGCTGGAGGCTGATATTTCTGCACATGAG GACCGTTTGAAGGATCTGAATGGTCAGGCTGACAGCCTGATGGCCAGCAATGCCTTTGACACCTCGCAGGTGAAAGACAAGCGAGATGCCGTCAATGGCCGCTTCACCAAGATCAAGAGCATGGCTGCAGGCCGCCGTGCCAAGCTCAATGAGTCGCACCGCCTGCACCAGTTCTTTAGGGACCTGGATGATGAGGAGTCTTGGATCAA AGAAAAGAAGCTGCTTGTGAGTTCGGAGGACTATGGACGTGATTTGACAGGAGTACAGAATCTGAGGAAGAAACACAAGAGACTGGAGGCCGAGCTGGGCGCCCATGAGCCGGCCATACAG tcGGTACTGGACACGGGGAAGAAGCTGTCTGATGACAACACCATTGGCCAGGAGGAGATCCAGCAGAGGCTTGCCCAGTTTGTCGACCACTGGAAGGAGCTCAAGGACTTATCTGGAGCAAG GGGACAGAGGCTGGAGGAGTCGCTGGAGTACCAGCAGTTTGTGGCTAatgtggaagaagaagaagcttgGATTAATGAGAAGTTGAATCTAGTGGGGAGCGAGGACTACGGTGATACTCTGGCTGCTGTGCAG gGCTTGCTGAAAAAACATGAAGCATTTGAGACTGACTTCACCGTGCACAGGGACAGAGTCAATGATGTGTGTGCTAATGGAGATGAGCTCATCAAGAAG aACAACCACCACGTGGACAATATTAGTGCCAAGATGGCCGCTCTGCGGGGCAAGGTGTCGGAGCTGGAGAGGGCAGCCGCCCAGAGGAAGGCCAAGCTGGACGAAAACtcagccttcctgcagttcaaCTGGAAGGCCGATGTGGTGGAGTCCTGGATCG gtgagaAGGAGAACAGCCTGAAGACTGACGACTATGGCAGAGACCTCTCCTCAGTGCAGACTCTGCTCACCAAGCAG GAAACGTTCGACGCCGGCCTCCAGGCCTTCCAGCAGGAGGGAATCACCAACATCACGGCCCTCAAGGACCAGCTGCTGGCTGCCAAGCACGTCCAGTCCAAGGCCATCGAAGCTCGCCACGCCGCCCTGATGAAGCGCTGGAACCAGCTGCTGTCCAACTCAGCCGCACGCAAGAAGAAGCTTCTGGAGGCTCAAGAGCACTTCAGAAAG GTTGAGGATTTGTTCTTGACGTTTGCCAAAAAGGCCTCGGCTTTCAACAGCTGGTTCGAGAACGCCGAGGAAGATCTGACCGACCCAGTGAGGTGCAACTCTCTGGAGGAGATCCGGGCTCTCCGTGAAGCCCACGAGGCCTTCCGGTCGTCGCTCAGCTCCGCGCAGGCCGACTTCAACCAGCTGGCCGAGCTGGACCGACAGATCAAGAGCTACCAGGTGGTGTCCAACCCCTACACCTGGTTTACCATGGAGGCCCTGGAGGAGACCTGGAGGAACCTGCAGAAGATCATCAAG GAGCgagagctggagctgcagaaggagcagaggaggcaggaggaaaatgATAAGTTGCGTCAGGAGTTTGCACAGCACGCCAACGCTTTCCACCAGTGGCTGCAGGAGACCAG GACATATCTTCTGGATGG GTCTTGTATGGTAGAAGAGTCAGGCACCCTGGAGTCCCAGCTGGAGGCCACCAAG cgTAAGCACCAGGAGATCCGGGCCATGCGCAGCCAGCTTAAGAAGATAGAGGACTTGGGTGCGGCCATGGAGGAGGCGCTGATTTTAGACAACAAATACACTGAGCACAGTACAGTGGGCCTGGCCCAGCAGTGGGACCAGCTGGACCAACTGGGAATGAGGATGCAACACAACCTGGAGCAGCAGATACAggccag GAACACGACTGGAGTAACAGAAGAAGCCCTGAAGGAGTTCAGCATGATGTTCAA GCACTTCGACAAAGAGAAGTCAGGCCGTCTGAACCACCAAGAATTCAAGTCATGTCTGCGCTCGCTGGGCTACGACCTGCCCATGGTGGAGGAGGGCGAACCAGACCCGGAGTTCGAGTCCATCCTAGACACCGTGGATCCCAACAG GGATGGCAACGTGTCCTTGCAGGAGTACATGGCCTTCATGATCAGCCGCGAGACGGAGAACGTCAAGTCTAGTGAGGAGATAGAGAGCGCCTTCCGGGCCCTTAGCACCGAGAACAAGCCCTACGTCACCAAAGAAGAGCTCTACCAG AACCTGACCAAGGAGCAGGCCGACTACTGCCTGTCACACATGAAGCCCTACCTGGACAGCAAGGGACGGGAGCTGCCGTCGGCCTTCGACTTTGTCGAGTTCACTCGCTCGCTCTTCGTCAACTGA